TGATTAGATGGATACTCGGCCGTCTCATTCTTGGAATTAGCACACTTACCAAGCCTAGTGGTATAACGCGTAGCGAAGCAGACCAGCAATCGATTGACAATGCCACCACATCTCTCTCACTGTACCAGTTCCCGGCCTGCCCCTTCTGCGTGAAAGTGCGTCGCTCAATGGCGCGACTATCATTAAACATAGAAACACGCGATCCAAGAACGAACGCTGAAGACCGTCAGGCTCTGCTGGAGGGTGGCGGCAAGCTGACCGTACCTTGTTTGCGCATAGAAGAAGCAGGGCAAGTCACTTGGATGTATGAGTCGAGCGATATTGTCGCTTATTTAGAGCAGCGATTTGGGCAACAAACCGCATAGAGGAATCCTGATGAAGCCAAAAATCAGCATCATTACCTTAGGCGTTGAGAATCTAGACGCTGCAACGCACTTTTATCGTGATGGTCTTCAACTTCCGGAGCATCAATTTGACGGTGACGGTATTTCGTTTTTCGCCTTGTCAG
This DNA window, taken from Thaumasiovibrio subtropicus, encodes the following:
- a CDS encoding glutaredoxin family protein; the encoded protein is MKLIRWILGRLILGISTLTKPSGITRSEADQQSIDNATTSLSLYQFPACPFCVKVRRSMARLSLNIETRDPRTNAEDRQALLEGGGKLTVPCLRIEEAGQVTWMYESSDIVAYLEQRFGQQTA